A genomic window from Betta splendens chromosome 17, fBetSpl5.4, whole genome shotgun sequence includes:
- the LOC114844087 gene encoding transferrin receptor protein 1-like isoform X3 codes for MFVVVEAGGVFLTSLFERNVCISLSSASSLFSSCRRSMEDSSSQVEMMLSYDMKDGDVENEVRHHQDHKSSYKAYVAQRFGRTPRNLCLIAATVVIAFTTGFLTGYLVHRNKGSAAAPLVQIEEPVARETGAAPLMDWDNVTDLLAQKLTTKQFESTFSEFASVDHRAGSPGDEALRGKVLKKFNEYGMNPWTDEYFVRVQDPPASGSNKVVFNGRTYHPKGFLSYSVNGTVTGAVVYAQYGDEADLNQLQDKNNLNIDLSGRVVLVKSGKISFAEKVANAARRNASAVLIFPGSTDGSFGRETQLFGHVHLGSGDPYTPGFPSFNHTQFPPVQSSGLPSIVAQTISINTANDILRQLQGPSSPTQWRDVLRLGGEKDVITVEVNNVLSEKRINNVFGVIKGFVDSDRYVIIGARRDAWGPGFAASTVGTSVLVELARSISHMVKNDGFKPRRSLVFASWSAGEYGNVGATEWLEGYLSSLSMKAFSYIDLDGVVTGQSNFKVAASPLLHTLIGSTIKGVSALNKDANLLSQVAGNWESSVLEPLKLDSAAYPFLAFSGIPSVSFRLTSDELGYQYFGTLLDTREKLNTVTQNSVAQLTRVAAQFAGHIALRLVHDHLLRMDLGRYEKIIRNHVAHINVKVNSIKMMQPQLLPKTLTVQWLISAYSAFNRASRSLTADIQNSDLEDIKMCRSINDRIIMVERNFLSPFVSPRESPFRHVLLGSGPHTLEGLYNHLNAMRNNDPNVDVDAFRDQFALATWTIQGCANSLAVPHLPL; via the exons ATGTTTGTTGTAGTGGAAGCGGGAGGAGTTTTCCTCACTTCCCTTTTTGAAAGGAACGTCTGCATAagtctctcctctgcctcatccTTGTTTTCCAGCTGTCGGAGA AGCATGgaggacagcagcagccaggtaGAGATGATGCTGTCATATGACATGAAGGACGGCGATGTGGAGAATGAAGTGAGACACCATCAAGATCACAAGTCCAGTTACAAAGCCTACGTGGCTCAGAGGTTTGGACGCACACCCAGAAATCTGTGCTTGATAGCAGCCACCGTCGTCATTGCCTTTACCACTG gcTTCTTGACTGGCTACCTGGTTCATAGGAACAAgggctctgctgcagccccCCTGGTCCAGATTGAAGAACCTGTTGCCCGTGAGACAGGTGCTGCCCCTCTCATGGACTGGGATAATGTCACAGATCTCCTTGCTCAAAAACTCACCACAAAGCAGTTTGAATCTACTTTTAG TGAATTTGCCAGTGTTGACCATCGGGCCGGTTCTCCTGGCGATGAAGCTCTACGAGGCAAAGTGCTGAAGAAGTTTAACGAATATGGAATGAACCCTTGGACTGACGAGTATTTTGTTAGGGTTCAGGACCCCCCAGCTTCAGGCTCCAACAAAGTGGTTTTCAATGGGAGGACCTATCATCCAAAGGGCTTCCTGTCCTACAGTGTCAATGGAACAGTCACG GGAGCAGTGGTGTACGCACAATATGGGGACGAAGCAGACTTGAACCAGTTGCAGGACAAGAACAACCTAAACATTGACCTGAGTGGCAGAGTCGTGCTGGTCAAATCTGGTAAGATCAGCTTCGCTGAGAAG GTGGCCAATGCTGCCAGAAGGAATGCCTCTGCCGTATTGATCTTCCCAGGCAGCACTGATGGCTCTTTTGGGAGAGAAACCCAGCTCTTTGGCCAT GTCCACTTGGGTTCAGGGGATCCCTACACCCCAGGCTTCCCCTCCTTCAATCACACCCAGTTTCCTCCCGTCCAGTCTTCAGGCCTGCCTTCAATTGTGGCCCAAACCATCTCAATAAACACAGCCAACGACATTCTGAG ACAGCTGCAGGGTCCCAGTTCTCCAACTCAATGGAGGGATGTCTTGCGACTGGGAGGCGAGAAAGACGTCATTACTGTGGAGGTTAATAACGTTCTTAGTGAGAAAAGGATAAATAATGTCTTTGGGGTCATAAAAGGCTTTGTGGACTCAG ATCGGTATGTGATCATCGGGGCTCGGAGGGATGCGTGGGGACCAGGTTTTGCAGCGTCAACCGTTGGTACCAGCGTCCTTGTTGAGCTGGCGCGTTCCATCTCACACATGGTGAAGAACG ATGGATTCAAGCCGAGAAGGAGCCTTGTGTTTGCGAGCTGGAGCGCTGGAGAATATGGGAACGTTGGCGCCACTGAGTGGCTGGAG GGTTATTTGTCTTCCCTGAGCATGAAAGCCTTTTCCTACATTGACCTGGATGGTGTAGTAACAG gTCAGAGTAATTTTAAGGTTGCTGCGAGTCCCCTATTGCACACTCTGATTGGAAGCACAATCAAAGGG GTGAGCGCTTTAAACAAGGATGCAAACCTCCTTTCTCAAGTAGCAGGCAACTGGGAATCAAGTGT GTTAGAGCCTCTAAAGTTGGACAGCGCTGCATATCCTTTCCTTGCTTTTTCTGGGATTCCCTCAGTCTCCTTTAGACTGACGTCGGATGAACTG GGCTACCAGTACTTTGGTACATTGCTGGACACACGGGAAAAGCTGAACACGGTGACGCAGAACAGTGTCGCTCAGCTGACTCGAGTAGCAGCCCAGTTCGCAGGTCACATAGCCCTGAGGCTGGTCCACGATCATCTGTTGAGGATGGACCTGGGAAGATATGAGAAAATTATACGTAATCATGTGGCACACATCAACGTGAAAGTCAATAGCATTAAGATG ATGCAGCCTCAGCTGTTGCCCAAGACGCTGACAGTGCAGTGGTTGATCTCAGCCTATAGCGCCTTCAACCGCGCATCTCGTAGTTTGACAGCAGATATCCAAAACAGCGATCTGGAGGACATCAAGATGTGCCGCAGTATCAATGACCGCATTATAATG GTGGAAAGGAACTTCCTGTCGCCCTTTGTGTCTCCCAGGGAGAGTCCCTTCCGTCACGTCCTCCTGGGCTCCGGCCCGCACACACTCGAGGGTCTGTACAACCACCTCAATGCCATGAGAAACAACGACCCCAACGTAGATGTGGATGCGTTCAGAGACCAGTTTGCTCTGGCCACCTGGACCATTCAGGGCTGTGCTAATTCGCTAGCAG ttccacacctccctctgtga
- the LOC114844087 gene encoding transferrin receptor protein 1-like isoform X1, which produces MFVVVEAGGVFLTSLFERNVCISLSSASSLFSSCRRSMEDSSSQVEMMLSYDMKDGDVENEVRHHQDHKSSYKAYVAQRFGRTPRNLCLIAATVVIAFTTGFLTGYLVHRNKGSAAAPLVQIEEPVARETGAAPLMDWDNVTDLLAQKLTTKQFESTFSEFASVDHRAGSPGDEALRGKVLKKFNEYGMNPWTDEYFVRVQDPPASGSNKVVFNGRTYHPKGFLSYSVNGTVTGAVVYAQYGDEADLNQLQDKNNLNIDLSGRVVLVKSGKISFAEKVANAARRNASAVLIFPGSTDGSFGRETQLFGHVHLGSGDPYTPGFPSFNHTQFPPVQSSGLPSIVAQTISINTANDILRQLQGPSSPTQWRDVLRLGGEKDVITVEVNNVLSEKRINNVFGVIKGFVDSDRYVIIGARRDAWGPGFAASTVGTSVLVELARSISHMVKNDGFKPRRSLVFASWSAGEYGNVGATEWLEGYLSSLSMKAFSYIDLDGVVTGQSNFKVAASPLLHTLIGSTIKGVSALNKDANLLSQVAGNWESSVLEPLKLDSAAYPFLAFSGIPSVSFRLTSDELGYQYFGTLLDTREKLNTVTQNSVAQLTRVAAQFAGHIALRLVHDHLLRMDLGRYEKIIRNHVAHINVKVNSIKMMQPQLLPKTLTVQWLISAYSAFNRASRSLTADIQNSDLEDIKMCRSINDRIIMVERNFLSPFVSPRESPFRHVLLGSGPHTLEGLYNHLNAMRNNDPNVDVDAFRDQFALATWTIQGCANSLAEIGVYEQDPLQVVWTV; this is translated from the exons ATGTTTGTTGTAGTGGAAGCGGGAGGAGTTTTCCTCACTTCCCTTTTTGAAAGGAACGTCTGCATAagtctctcctctgcctcatccTTGTTTTCCAGCTGTCGGAGA AGCATGgaggacagcagcagccaggtaGAGATGATGCTGTCATATGACATGAAGGACGGCGATGTGGAGAATGAAGTGAGACACCATCAAGATCACAAGTCCAGTTACAAAGCCTACGTGGCTCAGAGGTTTGGACGCACACCCAGAAATCTGTGCTTGATAGCAGCCACCGTCGTCATTGCCTTTACCACTG gcTTCTTGACTGGCTACCTGGTTCATAGGAACAAgggctctgctgcagccccCCTGGTCCAGATTGAAGAACCTGTTGCCCGTGAGACAGGTGCTGCCCCTCTCATGGACTGGGATAATGTCACAGATCTCCTTGCTCAAAAACTCACCACAAAGCAGTTTGAATCTACTTTTAG TGAATTTGCCAGTGTTGACCATCGGGCCGGTTCTCCTGGCGATGAAGCTCTACGAGGCAAAGTGCTGAAGAAGTTTAACGAATATGGAATGAACCCTTGGACTGACGAGTATTTTGTTAGGGTTCAGGACCCCCCAGCTTCAGGCTCCAACAAAGTGGTTTTCAATGGGAGGACCTATCATCCAAAGGGCTTCCTGTCCTACAGTGTCAATGGAACAGTCACG GGAGCAGTGGTGTACGCACAATATGGGGACGAAGCAGACTTGAACCAGTTGCAGGACAAGAACAACCTAAACATTGACCTGAGTGGCAGAGTCGTGCTGGTCAAATCTGGTAAGATCAGCTTCGCTGAGAAG GTGGCCAATGCTGCCAGAAGGAATGCCTCTGCCGTATTGATCTTCCCAGGCAGCACTGATGGCTCTTTTGGGAGAGAAACCCAGCTCTTTGGCCAT GTCCACTTGGGTTCAGGGGATCCCTACACCCCAGGCTTCCCCTCCTTCAATCACACCCAGTTTCCTCCCGTCCAGTCTTCAGGCCTGCCTTCAATTGTGGCCCAAACCATCTCAATAAACACAGCCAACGACATTCTGAG ACAGCTGCAGGGTCCCAGTTCTCCAACTCAATGGAGGGATGTCTTGCGACTGGGAGGCGAGAAAGACGTCATTACTGTGGAGGTTAATAACGTTCTTAGTGAGAAAAGGATAAATAATGTCTTTGGGGTCATAAAAGGCTTTGTGGACTCAG ATCGGTATGTGATCATCGGGGCTCGGAGGGATGCGTGGGGACCAGGTTTTGCAGCGTCAACCGTTGGTACCAGCGTCCTTGTTGAGCTGGCGCGTTCCATCTCACACATGGTGAAGAACG ATGGATTCAAGCCGAGAAGGAGCCTTGTGTTTGCGAGCTGGAGCGCTGGAGAATATGGGAACGTTGGCGCCACTGAGTGGCTGGAG GGTTATTTGTCTTCCCTGAGCATGAAAGCCTTTTCCTACATTGACCTGGATGGTGTAGTAACAG gTCAGAGTAATTTTAAGGTTGCTGCGAGTCCCCTATTGCACACTCTGATTGGAAGCACAATCAAAGGG GTGAGCGCTTTAAACAAGGATGCAAACCTCCTTTCTCAAGTAGCAGGCAACTGGGAATCAAGTGT GTTAGAGCCTCTAAAGTTGGACAGCGCTGCATATCCTTTCCTTGCTTTTTCTGGGATTCCCTCAGTCTCCTTTAGACTGACGTCGGATGAACTG GGCTACCAGTACTTTGGTACATTGCTGGACACACGGGAAAAGCTGAACACGGTGACGCAGAACAGTGTCGCTCAGCTGACTCGAGTAGCAGCCCAGTTCGCAGGTCACATAGCCCTGAGGCTGGTCCACGATCATCTGTTGAGGATGGACCTGGGAAGATATGAGAAAATTATACGTAATCATGTGGCACACATCAACGTGAAAGTCAATAGCATTAAGATG ATGCAGCCTCAGCTGTTGCCCAAGACGCTGACAGTGCAGTGGTTGATCTCAGCCTATAGCGCCTTCAACCGCGCATCTCGTAGTTTGACAGCAGATATCCAAAACAGCGATCTGGAGGACATCAAGATGTGCCGCAGTATCAATGACCGCATTATAATG GTGGAAAGGAACTTCCTGTCGCCCTTTGTGTCTCCCAGGGAGAGTCCCTTCCGTCACGTCCTCCTGGGCTCCGGCCCGCACACACTCGAGGGTCTGTACAACCACCTCAATGCCATGAGAAACAACGACCCCAACGTAGATGTGGATGCGTTCAGAGACCAGTTTGCTCTGGCCACCTGGACCATTCAGGGCTGTGCTAATTCGCTAGCAG aaattggcgtctacgaacaggatccgctgcaggtcgtctggacggtgtga
- the LOC114844087 gene encoding transferrin receptor protein 1-like isoform X2, which yields MFVVVEAGGVFLTSLFERNVCISLSSASSLFSSCRRSMEDSSSQVEMMLSYDMKDGDVENEVRHHQDHKSSYKAYVAQRFGRTPRNLCLIAATVVIAFTTGFLTGYLVHRNKGSAAAPLVQIEEPVARETGAAPLMDWDNVTDLLAQKLTTKQFESTFSEFASVDHRAGSPGDEALRGKVLKKFNEYGMNPWTDEYFVRVQDPPASGSNKVVFNGRTYHPKGFLSYSVNGTVTGAVVYAQYGDEADLNQLQDKNNLNIDLSGRVVLVKSGKISFAEKVANAARRNASAVLIFPGSTDGSFGRETQLFGHVHLGSGDPYTPGFPSFNHTQFPPVQSSGLPSIVAQTISINTANDILRQLQGPSSPTQWRDVLRLGGEKDVITVEVNNVLSEKRINNVFGVIKGFVDSDRYVIIGARRDAWGPGFAASTVGTSVLVELARSISHMVKNDGFKPRRSLVFASWSAGEYGNVGATEWLEGYLSSLSMKAFSYIDLDGVVTGQSNFKVAASPLLHTLIGSTIKGVSALNKDANLLSQVAGNWESSVLEPLKLDSAAYPFLAFSGIPSVSFRLTSDELGYQYFGTLLDTREKLNTVTQNSVAQLTRVAAQFAGHIALRLVHDHLLRMDLGRYEKIIRNHVAHINVKVNSIKMMQPQLLPKTLTVQWLISAYSAFNRASRSLTADIQNSDLEDIKMCRSINDRIIMVERNFLSPFVSPRESPFRHVLLGSGPHTLEGLYNHLNAMRNNDPNVDVDAFRDQFALATWTIQGCANSLAAGRWGHPP from the exons ATGTTTGTTGTAGTGGAAGCGGGAGGAGTTTTCCTCACTTCCCTTTTTGAAAGGAACGTCTGCATAagtctctcctctgcctcatccTTGTTTTCCAGCTGTCGGAGA AGCATGgaggacagcagcagccaggtaGAGATGATGCTGTCATATGACATGAAGGACGGCGATGTGGAGAATGAAGTGAGACACCATCAAGATCACAAGTCCAGTTACAAAGCCTACGTGGCTCAGAGGTTTGGACGCACACCCAGAAATCTGTGCTTGATAGCAGCCACCGTCGTCATTGCCTTTACCACTG gcTTCTTGACTGGCTACCTGGTTCATAGGAACAAgggctctgctgcagccccCCTGGTCCAGATTGAAGAACCTGTTGCCCGTGAGACAGGTGCTGCCCCTCTCATGGACTGGGATAATGTCACAGATCTCCTTGCTCAAAAACTCACCACAAAGCAGTTTGAATCTACTTTTAG TGAATTTGCCAGTGTTGACCATCGGGCCGGTTCTCCTGGCGATGAAGCTCTACGAGGCAAAGTGCTGAAGAAGTTTAACGAATATGGAATGAACCCTTGGACTGACGAGTATTTTGTTAGGGTTCAGGACCCCCCAGCTTCAGGCTCCAACAAAGTGGTTTTCAATGGGAGGACCTATCATCCAAAGGGCTTCCTGTCCTACAGTGTCAATGGAACAGTCACG GGAGCAGTGGTGTACGCACAATATGGGGACGAAGCAGACTTGAACCAGTTGCAGGACAAGAACAACCTAAACATTGACCTGAGTGGCAGAGTCGTGCTGGTCAAATCTGGTAAGATCAGCTTCGCTGAGAAG GTGGCCAATGCTGCCAGAAGGAATGCCTCTGCCGTATTGATCTTCCCAGGCAGCACTGATGGCTCTTTTGGGAGAGAAACCCAGCTCTTTGGCCAT GTCCACTTGGGTTCAGGGGATCCCTACACCCCAGGCTTCCCCTCCTTCAATCACACCCAGTTTCCTCCCGTCCAGTCTTCAGGCCTGCCTTCAATTGTGGCCCAAACCATCTCAATAAACACAGCCAACGACATTCTGAG ACAGCTGCAGGGTCCCAGTTCTCCAACTCAATGGAGGGATGTCTTGCGACTGGGAGGCGAGAAAGACGTCATTACTGTGGAGGTTAATAACGTTCTTAGTGAGAAAAGGATAAATAATGTCTTTGGGGTCATAAAAGGCTTTGTGGACTCAG ATCGGTATGTGATCATCGGGGCTCGGAGGGATGCGTGGGGACCAGGTTTTGCAGCGTCAACCGTTGGTACCAGCGTCCTTGTTGAGCTGGCGCGTTCCATCTCACACATGGTGAAGAACG ATGGATTCAAGCCGAGAAGGAGCCTTGTGTTTGCGAGCTGGAGCGCTGGAGAATATGGGAACGTTGGCGCCACTGAGTGGCTGGAG GGTTATTTGTCTTCCCTGAGCATGAAAGCCTTTTCCTACATTGACCTGGATGGTGTAGTAACAG gTCAGAGTAATTTTAAGGTTGCTGCGAGTCCCCTATTGCACACTCTGATTGGAAGCACAATCAAAGGG GTGAGCGCTTTAAACAAGGATGCAAACCTCCTTTCTCAAGTAGCAGGCAACTGGGAATCAAGTGT GTTAGAGCCTCTAAAGTTGGACAGCGCTGCATATCCTTTCCTTGCTTTTTCTGGGATTCCCTCAGTCTCCTTTAGACTGACGTCGGATGAACTG GGCTACCAGTACTTTGGTACATTGCTGGACACACGGGAAAAGCTGAACACGGTGACGCAGAACAGTGTCGCTCAGCTGACTCGAGTAGCAGCCCAGTTCGCAGGTCACATAGCCCTGAGGCTGGTCCACGATCATCTGTTGAGGATGGACCTGGGAAGATATGAGAAAATTATACGTAATCATGTGGCACACATCAACGTGAAAGTCAATAGCATTAAGATG ATGCAGCCTCAGCTGTTGCCCAAGACGCTGACAGTGCAGTGGTTGATCTCAGCCTATAGCGCCTTCAACCGCGCATCTCGTAGTTTGACAGCAGATATCCAAAACAGCGATCTGGAGGACATCAAGATGTGCCGCAGTATCAATGACCGCATTATAATG GTGGAAAGGAACTTCCTGTCGCCCTTTGTGTCTCCCAGGGAGAGTCCCTTCCGTCACGTCCTCCTGGGCTCCGGCCCGCACACACTCGAGGGTCTGTACAACCACCTCAATGCCATGAGAAACAACGACCCCAACGTAGATGTGGATGCGTTCAGAGACCAGTTTGCTCTGGCCACCTGGACCATTCAGGGCTGTGCTAATTCGCTAGCAG CAGGTAGATGGGGCCATCCTCCCTGA
- the LOC114844087 gene encoding transferrin receptor protein 1-like isoform X4 codes for MFVVVEAGGVFLTSLFERNVCISLSSASSLFSSCRRSMEDSSSQVEMMLSYDMKDGDVENEVRHHQDHKSSYKAYVAQRFGRTPRNLCLIAATVVIAFTTGFLTGYLVHRNKGSAAAPLVQIEEPVARETGAAPLMDWDNVTDLLAQKLTTKQFESTFSEFASVDHRAGSPGDEALRGKVLKKFNEYGMNPWTDEYFVRVQDPPASGSNKVVFNGRTYHPKGFLSYSVNGTVTGAVVYAQYGDEADLNQLQDKNNLNIDLSGRVVLVKSGKISFAEKVANAARRNASAVLIFPGSTDGSFGRETQLFGHVHLGSGDPYTPGFPSFNHTQFPPVQSSGLPSIVAQTISINTANDILRQLQGPSSPTQWRDVLRLGGEKDVITVEVNNVLSEKRINNVFGVIKGFVDSDRYVIIGARRDAWGPGFAASTVGTSVLVELARSISHMVKNDGFKPRRSLVFASWSAGEYGNVGATEWLEGYLSSLSMKAFSYIDLDGVVTGQSNFKVAASPLLHTLIGSTIKGVSALNKDANLLSQVAGNWESSVLEPLKLDSAAYPFLAFSGIPSVSFRLTSDELGYQYFGTLLDTREKLNTVTQNSVAQLTRVAAQFAGHIALRLVHDHLLRMDLGRYEKIIRNHVAHINVKVNSIKMMQPQLLPKTLTVQWLISAYSAFNRASRSLTADIQNSDLEDIKMCRSINDRIIMGESLPSRPPGLRPAHTRGSVQPPQCHEKQRPQRRCGCVQRPVCSGHLDHSGLC; via the exons ATGTTTGTTGTAGTGGAAGCGGGAGGAGTTTTCCTCACTTCCCTTTTTGAAAGGAACGTCTGCATAagtctctcctctgcctcatccTTGTTTTCCAGCTGTCGGAGA AGCATGgaggacagcagcagccaggtaGAGATGATGCTGTCATATGACATGAAGGACGGCGATGTGGAGAATGAAGTGAGACACCATCAAGATCACAAGTCCAGTTACAAAGCCTACGTGGCTCAGAGGTTTGGACGCACACCCAGAAATCTGTGCTTGATAGCAGCCACCGTCGTCATTGCCTTTACCACTG gcTTCTTGACTGGCTACCTGGTTCATAGGAACAAgggctctgctgcagccccCCTGGTCCAGATTGAAGAACCTGTTGCCCGTGAGACAGGTGCTGCCCCTCTCATGGACTGGGATAATGTCACAGATCTCCTTGCTCAAAAACTCACCACAAAGCAGTTTGAATCTACTTTTAG TGAATTTGCCAGTGTTGACCATCGGGCCGGTTCTCCTGGCGATGAAGCTCTACGAGGCAAAGTGCTGAAGAAGTTTAACGAATATGGAATGAACCCTTGGACTGACGAGTATTTTGTTAGGGTTCAGGACCCCCCAGCTTCAGGCTCCAACAAAGTGGTTTTCAATGGGAGGACCTATCATCCAAAGGGCTTCCTGTCCTACAGTGTCAATGGAACAGTCACG GGAGCAGTGGTGTACGCACAATATGGGGACGAAGCAGACTTGAACCAGTTGCAGGACAAGAACAACCTAAACATTGACCTGAGTGGCAGAGTCGTGCTGGTCAAATCTGGTAAGATCAGCTTCGCTGAGAAG GTGGCCAATGCTGCCAGAAGGAATGCCTCTGCCGTATTGATCTTCCCAGGCAGCACTGATGGCTCTTTTGGGAGAGAAACCCAGCTCTTTGGCCAT GTCCACTTGGGTTCAGGGGATCCCTACACCCCAGGCTTCCCCTCCTTCAATCACACCCAGTTTCCTCCCGTCCAGTCTTCAGGCCTGCCTTCAATTGTGGCCCAAACCATCTCAATAAACACAGCCAACGACATTCTGAG ACAGCTGCAGGGTCCCAGTTCTCCAACTCAATGGAGGGATGTCTTGCGACTGGGAGGCGAGAAAGACGTCATTACTGTGGAGGTTAATAACGTTCTTAGTGAGAAAAGGATAAATAATGTCTTTGGGGTCATAAAAGGCTTTGTGGACTCAG ATCGGTATGTGATCATCGGGGCTCGGAGGGATGCGTGGGGACCAGGTTTTGCAGCGTCAACCGTTGGTACCAGCGTCCTTGTTGAGCTGGCGCGTTCCATCTCACACATGGTGAAGAACG ATGGATTCAAGCCGAGAAGGAGCCTTGTGTTTGCGAGCTGGAGCGCTGGAGAATATGGGAACGTTGGCGCCACTGAGTGGCTGGAG GGTTATTTGTCTTCCCTGAGCATGAAAGCCTTTTCCTACATTGACCTGGATGGTGTAGTAACAG gTCAGAGTAATTTTAAGGTTGCTGCGAGTCCCCTATTGCACACTCTGATTGGAAGCACAATCAAAGGG GTGAGCGCTTTAAACAAGGATGCAAACCTCCTTTCTCAAGTAGCAGGCAACTGGGAATCAAGTGT GTTAGAGCCTCTAAAGTTGGACAGCGCTGCATATCCTTTCCTTGCTTTTTCTGGGATTCCCTCAGTCTCCTTTAGACTGACGTCGGATGAACTG GGCTACCAGTACTTTGGTACATTGCTGGACACACGGGAAAAGCTGAACACGGTGACGCAGAACAGTGTCGCTCAGCTGACTCGAGTAGCAGCCCAGTTCGCAGGTCACATAGCCCTGAGGCTGGTCCACGATCATCTGTTGAGGATGGACCTGGGAAGATATGAGAAAATTATACGTAATCATGTGGCACACATCAACGTGAAAGTCAATAGCATTAAGATG ATGCAGCCTCAGCTGTTGCCCAAGACGCTGACAGTGCAGTGGTTGATCTCAGCCTATAGCGCCTTCAACCGCGCATCTCGTAGTTTGACAGCAGATATCCAAAACAGCGATCTGGAGGACATCAAGATGTGCCGCAGTATCAATGACCGCATTATAATG GGAGAGTCCCTTCCGTCACGTCCTCCTGGGCTCCGGCCCGCACACACTCGAGGGTCTGTACAACCACCTCAATGCCATGAGAAACAACGACCCCAACGTAGATGTGGATGCGTTCAGAGACCAGTTTGCTCTGGCCACCTGGACCATTCAGGGCTGTGCTAA